A single window of Pyxidicoccus xibeiensis DNA harbors:
- a CDS encoding serine/threonine-protein kinase, translating into MALLEGAAVEPVRGQAAPPPSTPPPEELLAEALRPLTPVSPHGTLLQGIATPLPAAVVRGLVPGQVVASRYRVEKWLGAGGSSTVYEVTDLRRDVRVALKLLAVPHADAALVARFRQEVEHVRGLEHVNILRVFEAGADGERHFLTMELLEGMDLRQRLAARRPSLAESLRWLTHATVALEHAHGRGVLHRDVKPANLFITRTGVLKLMDFGLARSTHVAGTTAQGAVLGTPEYMAPEQVMGSPPVSPATDLYALGVVAYELLTGQLPFRHSQPVPLMFLHVQQPPVPPRTLCPGVPEPFEHVVLKLLEKRPEDRYPSATALRSALAKLWPRVLKAPA; encoded by the coding sequence GCTTCGACCGCTGACCCCGGTGTCTCCGCACGGCACGCTCCTACAGGGAATTGCCACGCCGCTGCCGGCGGCGGTGGTGCGCGGGCTGGTGCCAGGACAGGTGGTGGCCAGCCGCTACCGCGTGGAGAAGTGGCTGGGCGCCGGGGGCAGCTCCACCGTCTATGAAGTCACCGACCTGCGGCGGGACGTGCGCGTGGCGCTCAAGCTGCTGGCGGTGCCGCACGCGGATGCGGCACTGGTGGCGCGCTTCCGCCAGGAGGTGGAGCACGTCCGGGGGCTGGAGCACGTCAACATCCTCCGCGTCTTCGAGGCGGGGGCGGACGGGGAGCGGCACTTCCTGACGATGGAGCTGCTGGAGGGAATGGACCTGCGCCAGCGGCTGGCGGCGCGGCGCCCCTCGCTGGCCGAGTCCCTGCGCTGGCTGACCCACGCCACCGTGGCGCTGGAGCACGCGCACGGGCGCGGCGTGCTGCACCGGGACGTGAAGCCCGCCAACCTCTTCATCACCCGCACGGGCGTGCTGAAGCTGATGGACTTCGGCCTGGCGCGGAGCACGCACGTGGCGGGCACCACGGCCCAGGGCGCGGTGCTCGGCACGCCGGAGTACATGGCGCCCGAGCAGGTGATGGGCAGCCCTCCGGTGTCACCGGCCACGGACCTGTACGCCCTGGGCGTGGTGGCCTACGAGCTGCTCACCGGACAGCTCCCCTTCCGCCACTCGCAGCCGGTGCCGCTGATGTTCCTCCACGTGCAGCAGCCCCCCGTCCCGCCGCGCACGCTGTGCCCCGGCGTGCCCGAGCCGTTCGAGCACGTGGTGCTGAAGCTGCTGGAGAAGCGGCCCGAGGACCGCTACCCCAGCGCGACGGCGCTGCGCTCCGCGCTCGCGAAGCTGTGGCCCCGGGTGCTCAAGGCACCCGCGTGA
- a CDS encoding DUF2339 domain-containing protein, which yields MNTVSTKWDVRVLGSVGAGLLALAVVFLWRDLQVPRELLLAVAAAVAAGVALLDVSRVQRLAGPVLVLGCAVAGGLWYAATKEPMLLVGLAATLAVAAVTLLRSRPGADGPRDRVQDALVWFGLSAAVIAGSWAFYFHFLTLGIAEDNVARRLVLTLGWLVVGVALVLTGRQRGTPVIRDAGFAFVAIAVGKALVYDTMHLHGSLRVVGLAAAGALMLGAAWLSSRAPAPATVRSR from the coding sequence ATGAACACGGTGTCGACGAAGTGGGACGTGCGGGTGCTGGGCAGCGTGGGGGCGGGGCTCTTGGCGCTGGCGGTGGTGTTCCTTTGGAGAGATTTGCAGGTCCCCCGGGAGCTGCTGCTCGCGGTGGCCGCGGCCGTGGCGGCGGGCGTGGCGCTGCTGGACGTGAGCCGGGTGCAGCGGCTGGCGGGCCCCGTCCTCGTGCTCGGCTGCGCGGTGGCCGGAGGCCTCTGGTATGCCGCGACGAAGGAGCCGATGCTGCTCGTGGGCCTCGCGGCGACGCTCGCCGTGGCCGCGGTGACGCTGCTGCGCTCGCGTCCCGGGGCGGACGGCCCCCGGGACCGCGTCCAGGACGCGCTCGTCTGGTTCGGCCTCAGCGCCGCGGTCATCGCCGGCTCCTGGGCCTTCTACTTCCACTTCCTCACGCTGGGCATCGCCGAGGACAACGTGGCCCGCCGGCTGGTGCTCACGCTGGGGTGGCTCGTCGTGGGCGTGGCCCTGGTGCTCACCGGCCGCCAGCGCGGCACGCCCGTCATCCGCGACGCGGGCTTCGCCTTCGTCGCCATCGCCGTGGGCAAGGCCCTGGTCTACGACACCATGCACCTGCACGGCTCGCTGCGCGTGGTGGGGCTGGCCGCCGCGGGCGCGCTGATGCTGGGCGCCGCCTGGCTGTCCTCCCGGGCTCCGGCTCCGGCCACCGTCCGGAGCCGCTGA
- a CDS encoding MFS transporter — MDGSGLTVEPLATARPGTARRMATGAVLLALVVSAFEGTVVTSAMPTITRELGGQHLYSWVFSAFLFASTVGVLISGKLADRLGRRPVFFGGMGLFLVGSALCGLADSVPALIAFRVVQGLGAGALQPTTLTISADLYTLRERAAVQGLFTGAWGAGNVVGPLIGGWLVMHASWRWVFLVNVPVGLFAAALLYLSYRDPPRRSDVKLDRWGPLLAGTSAALLLFSLEPGHAQGRWLCVLGAVAVGAALVRQQRASASPLLPVELLKDRTVLSGVAGGIAGGALLYSMAAWVPLWMTEQGGHSPLGAGLALLPMLLGWSVGSTFGVKLLVRGGMRLSAGVGFAVAAAGAGVLSLSAALGWGVPAALVGLGILGLGLGPAASTSLIGPQSRAPWHHRGIVTSSLYATRLLGGSLTVALLALARGHFAIQFAMAGGIAALVALMLAVAAPGRMEGMATSGR; from the coding sequence ATGGATGGAAGCGGCTTGACGGTGGAGCCCCTGGCCACCGCGCGCCCGGGCACGGCGCGGCGGATGGCCACCGGGGCGGTGTTGCTGGCCCTGGTGGTCAGCGCCTTCGAGGGCACGGTGGTGACGAGCGCCATGCCCACCATCACCCGGGAGCTGGGCGGCCAGCACCTCTACTCGTGGGTGTTCTCCGCCTTCCTCTTCGCCTCCACCGTGGGCGTCCTCATCTCCGGCAAGCTGGCGGACCGGCTGGGCCGCAGGCCCGTCTTCTTCGGCGGCATGGGGCTGTTCCTGGTGGGCTCGGCGCTGTGCGGCCTGGCGGACTCCGTCCCCGCGCTCATCGCCTTCCGCGTGGTGCAGGGCCTGGGCGCGGGCGCCCTCCAGCCCACCACGCTCACCATCAGCGCGGACCTCTACACCCTGCGCGAGCGCGCCGCCGTGCAGGGCCTGTTCACCGGCGCCTGGGGCGCGGGCAACGTCGTGGGCCCGCTCATCGGCGGCTGGCTGGTGATGCACGCCTCGTGGCGCTGGGTGTTCCTGGTCAACGTGCCCGTGGGCCTGTTCGCCGCCGCGCTCTTGTACCTGTCCTACCGCGACCCGCCGCGCCGCTCGGACGTGAAGCTGGACCGGTGGGGGCCGCTCCTGGCGGGCACATCCGCGGCGCTGCTCCTCTTCTCCCTGGAGCCCGGCCACGCGCAGGGCCGGTGGCTGTGCGTGCTGGGCGCGGTGGCCGTGGGCGCGGCGCTGGTGCGCCAGCAGCGCGCGTCCGCGTCGCCGCTGCTGCCCGTGGAATTGCTGAAGGACCGCACCGTGCTCAGCGGCGTGGCGGGCGGCATCGCCGGCGGCGCGCTCTTGTACAGCATGGCCGCGTGGGTGCCCCTGTGGATGACGGAGCAGGGCGGCCACTCGCCGCTGGGCGCGGGGCTGGCGCTGTTGCCCATGCTGCTGGGCTGGTCCGTGGGCTCCACCTTCGGCGTGAAGCTGCTGGTGCGCGGCGGCATGCGCCTGAGCGCGGGCGTGGGCTTCGCGGTGGCGGCGGCGGGCGCCGGAGTCCTCTCCCTGTCCGCCGCGCTCGGCTGGGGTGTGCCCGCCGCGCTCGTGGGGCTGGGCATCCTGGGCCTGGGGCTGGGGCCGGCCGCGAGCACCTCGCTGATTGGTCCCCAGTCCCGCGCACCCTGGCACCACCGGGGCATCGTCACGAGCAGCCTCTACGCCACGCGCCTTCTGGGAGGCTCGCTGACGGTGGCCCTGCTGGCGCTCGCGCGGGGCCACTTCGCCATCCAGTTCGCCATGGCGGGCGGCATCGCCGCCCTGGTGGCGCTCATGCTGGCGGTGGCGGCACCGGGCCGGATGGAAGGCATGGCGACCTCCGGCCGGTGA
- a CDS encoding LysR family transcriptional regulator translates to MTTEQLKAFLQVAQEGRLSLAALGLGLSQSGLSRQLQSLEAELGTRLLVRTPGGAVLTDAGERFLPHARRALEALSAGTSELDRLSSTPRGMVSLGTLHTVGAYLMPDIIPAFAQRYPEVRPRLSEGMAAALEEGVARGALDVAILTLPVRRADLVAQKLWEEGLVLAVPRGHRLTRLGKPVALADVVEESWVVIPGMSGTRALEAACEARGVTPKLVLETDNAEAIRRMVERGLGVALVPELMARDHQSRGFDVVPLVRGSLKRQVALVHRGEGYLTAAARAMKAFIVESVRAMPEPWGAKKRGGGPS, encoded by the coding sequence ATGACGACCGAACAGCTCAAGGCCTTCCTCCAGGTGGCCCAGGAGGGCCGCCTCTCCCTCGCGGCACTCGGACTGGGCCTGTCCCAGTCCGGCCTGTCGCGCCAGCTCCAGTCCCTGGAGGCGGAGCTGGGCACGCGCCTGCTCGTCCGCACCCCAGGCGGGGCAGTGCTGACGGACGCGGGGGAGCGCTTCCTGCCCCACGCCCGGCGGGCACTGGAGGCGCTCTCCGCGGGCACCTCGGAGCTGGACCGGCTGTCGAGCACGCCCCGCGGCATGGTGTCCCTGGGGACGCTGCACACGGTGGGGGCGTACCTGATGCCGGACATCATCCCCGCCTTCGCGCAGCGCTACCCGGAGGTGCGGCCCCGGCTGAGCGAGGGCATGGCCGCGGCGCTGGAGGAAGGCGTGGCGCGGGGCGCGCTGGACGTGGCGATTCTCACGCTGCCGGTGCGCCGGGCGGACCTGGTGGCGCAGAAGCTGTGGGAGGAGGGACTGGTGCTGGCGGTGCCGCGCGGGCACCGGTTGACGCGGCTGGGAAAGCCCGTGGCGCTGGCGGACGTGGTGGAGGAGTCATGGGTGGTCATCCCGGGGATGAGCGGCACGCGGGCGCTGGAGGCGGCCTGTGAGGCGCGCGGGGTGACGCCGAAGCTGGTGCTGGAGACGGACAACGCGGAGGCCATCCGCCGCATGGTGGAGCGCGGGCTGGGCGTGGCGCTGGTGCCGGAGCTGATGGCGCGAGACCACCAGTCGCGGGGCTTCGACGTGGTGCCGCTGGTGCGAGGCAGCCTGAAGCGGCAGGTGGCGCTGGTGCACCGAGGCGAGGGCTACCTCACTGCGGCGGCGCGGGCGATGAAGGCCTTCATCGTGGAGAGCGTCCGCGCCATGCCCGAGCCCTGGGGCGCGAAGAAGCGCGGTGGGGGCCCGTCGTGA
- a CDS encoding endonuclease/exonuclease/phosphatase family protein: MSLKVMTFNVLQGGEERFDAIVDFLARQSPDVLVLQECLGWDDGGRLRRVAEALGVPQDDAHQVLGQSRSRGSGRCYHVAVVSRPPLRSVNVHNNRHFLGHCIVQCEIEANGPVTLFGTHFDAHHEKLRYVEARYLRSLLDATEFREKQYLLAGDLNSLSRKDPYPVDLGDRLRRAGTDKFSHPPRFDVIDDVEEYGWVDTLPERPASSKWVTARRNRGGVTIDYRTDYVFASPRMAERLVSAEVIDVGELSDHNPLVATFR, from the coding sequence ATGTCGTTGAAGGTGATGACGTTCAATGTCCTGCAGGGGGGCGAGGAGCGATTCGACGCCATCGTCGACTTCCTCGCCCGGCAGTCTCCGGACGTGCTGGTGCTCCAGGAGTGCCTGGGCTGGGACGACGGCGGGCGCCTGCGCCGGGTGGCCGAGGCGCTGGGGGTGCCCCAGGACGACGCGCACCAGGTGCTGGGACAGTCCCGCTCGCGAGGAAGCGGACGCTGCTACCACGTGGCCGTGGTGAGCCGCCCGCCCCTGCGCTCCGTGAATGTGCACAACAACCGGCACTTCCTGGGGCACTGCATCGTGCAGTGTGAAATCGAGGCGAATGGCCCGGTGACGCTGTTCGGGACGCACTTCGATGCGCACCACGAGAAGCTGCGGTACGTGGAGGCGCGCTACCTGCGCTCGCTGCTGGACGCGACGGAGTTCCGCGAGAAGCAGTACCTGCTGGCCGGAGACCTCAACTCGCTGTCGCGCAAGGACCCGTATCCCGTGGACCTGGGAGACCGGCTGCGCCGGGCGGGAACGGACAAGTTCAGCCATCCCCCGCGCTTCGACGTCATCGACGACGTGGAGGAGTACGGCTGGGTGGACACGCTGCCGGAGCGGCCGGCCTCGTCGAAGTGGGTGACGGCGAGGCGGAACCGGGGCGGCGTGACGATTGACTACCGCACGGACTATGTCTTCGCGTCACCGAGGATGGCGGAGCGGCTCGTCTCGGCGGAGGTCATTGACGTGGGCGAGCTGTCCGACCACAACCCGCTGGTGGCGACGTTCCGCTGA
- a CDS encoding TfoX/Sxy family protein, translated as MARTDSFVEYTVELLEKLGPVQSRRMFGAWGLWFGGRMFAVVSDGQLFLKTDDVTKADFQAGGGRPLVFETDGKPLETSYWTPPADTADDAYALLPWARKAVDAAQRAALKKAPKKKAAVKKAAPAKKAAPVKKKAAVKKAAPAKKRTAAKKTARKPASRR; from the coding sequence ATGGCCCGCACGGACAGCTTCGTGGAGTACACGGTGGAGTTGCTGGAGAAACTGGGGCCCGTGCAGTCGCGGAGGATGTTCGGTGCCTGGGGGCTGTGGTTCGGCGGGCGGATGTTCGCGGTCGTCTCGGACGGGCAGCTGTTCCTGAAGACGGACGACGTCACCAAGGCGGACTTCCAGGCCGGTGGGGGCCGGCCCCTCGTCTTCGAGACCGACGGCAAGCCGCTGGAGACGAGCTACTGGACTCCGCCGGCGGACACGGCGGATGACGCGTATGCGCTGCTGCCCTGGGCGCGCAAGGCGGTGGACGCGGCCCAGCGCGCCGCGCTCAAGAAGGCGCCGAAGAAGAAGGCCGCGGTGAAGAAGGCGGCTCCGGCGAAGAAGGCGGCTCCAGTGAAGAAGAAGGCCGCGGTGAAGAAGGCGGCTCCGGCGAAGAAGCGCACCGCCGCGAAGAAGACCGCACGCAAGCCCGCTTCACGCCGCTGA
- a CDS encoding AraC family transcriptional regulator — translation MQSHLLLGGGRALYVGRFHELPRHRFAANAVLVGLDDAFDLVEGDGHVEQHEAAFVRGWQWHALDFHGGRAAVLFLEPGAGLSQRVDAGALRAAVETALATRRSEPWTELFQNALNLGPCPLTVDARIARVAAFLSTPDDEPSDAVVLAQRVGASTSLVEHRFREQVGVPVGAFRAWHRMQAATALALKGRSLTEVAHAAGFYDSAHFSRLFRGMFGLPPSKVFTHGLTGAVFEARGSKQHR, via the coding sequence ATGCAGAGCCACTTGTTGCTGGGCGGAGGCAGAGCGCTGTACGTCGGCCGCTTCCACGAGCTACCCAGGCATCGGTTCGCCGCCAACGCCGTGCTCGTGGGGCTCGATGATGCGTTTGACCTCGTCGAAGGCGACGGCCACGTCGAACAGCACGAAGCCGCCTTCGTGCGTGGGTGGCAGTGGCATGCGCTCGACTTTCATGGCGGACGCGCAGCAGTGTTGTTCCTGGAGCCGGGCGCGGGACTCAGCCAGCGGGTCGACGCAGGCGCGTTGCGCGCAGCAGTCGAAACGGCCCTCGCTACGCGAAGGTCAGAACCCTGGACCGAGCTCTTCCAGAACGCCCTGAATCTAGGACCCTGTCCGCTGACGGTCGACGCACGCATCGCTCGCGTCGCTGCGTTTCTTTCCACACCCGACGACGAACCCTCCGATGCGGTGGTGCTGGCGCAGCGGGTGGGGGCCTCCACTTCCCTCGTCGAACATCGCTTCAGAGAGCAGGTCGGCGTCCCGGTGGGCGCATTTCGCGCCTGGCACCGGATGCAGGCGGCCACCGCGCTCGCACTCAAAGGCCGAAGCCTCACCGAAGTCGCGCACGCCGCGGGCTTCTACGACTCGGCCCATTTCTCCCGACTGTTTCGCGGGATGTTCGGCCTGCCGCCCTCGAAGGTCTTCACCCATGGCCTCACGGGCGCCGTCTTCGAAGCACGAGGCTCCAAGCAGCATCGATGA
- a CDS encoding AMP-dependent synthetase/ligase → MADEHPSLSQMILDRALASPHRVAFRVRRDDAYVDVPWSELLPRIEAIASGLLSAGPVDDGACITIVGNTTMESCLVDFAALSVGLKTVPVYASLLPEEVGYMHVDTAAQLIIVDDASQLAKVRAFREGFTFFERRYSPAELGARARVVVIHPAGLAPADDWESLESLEARGRARRAALEDELRRRASLIRREHVATFTYTSGTTGAPKAVIQTHDNMLAMLEDVADARLLDDTVLTHGLLLFLPAAHSFGRMVEFAGPFFGAPLVMSSVPTLAADLLAARPGFFPAAPRVFEKMMAKITSAIESEQGLRRWVLDWALGVGGQVASRRAAGKSLPVLLEAQRRLADRLVLAKLRARLGLDNASVLLSGAAALRVDVQMFFLSLGLTVLEAYGLTETCPGLTVNRKENVRPGTVGRPFKRCELKVGPDGELLARGPNISRGYWNRPDATAEAFDDDGWFRTGDLGSIDSEGFVRITGRKKELLKTSGGKYVAPLKVEALLKRHPLVQEAVVIGEGRNYCTAVFALDAEILAEVARREGIPADPAHPRIHEVLQTLVAEANSGLASFERIKTFRVSPGPFTVDGGELTASLKVKRHTVVRKHAALIESMYGAPESPH, encoded by the coding sequence ATGGCCGATGAACACCCGTCCCTTTCCCAGATGATTCTCGACCGGGCGCTCGCGTCGCCGCATCGCGTCGCATTCCGTGTGCGACGGGACGACGCCTATGTCGATGTCCCCTGGTCGGAGCTGCTCCCGCGCATCGAAGCCATCGCGTCGGGGCTGCTGAGCGCCGGTCCGGTGGACGACGGCGCGTGCATCACCATCGTCGGCAACACCACGATGGAGTCGTGTCTCGTCGACTTCGCGGCACTGAGCGTCGGCCTCAAGACGGTCCCTGTCTACGCGAGCCTGCTGCCGGAAGAGGTCGGCTACATGCACGTGGACACCGCCGCACAGCTCATCATCGTGGATGACGCGAGTCAGCTCGCCAAGGTGCGAGCCTTTCGAGAGGGCTTCACGTTCTTCGAAAGGCGCTACTCGCCGGCCGAGCTCGGCGCCCGAGCGAGGGTGGTGGTCATCCATCCGGCCGGTCTCGCTCCCGCGGACGATTGGGAGAGCCTGGAGAGCCTCGAGGCCCGGGGTCGCGCCCGCCGAGCAGCGCTGGAGGATGAGCTGCGTCGGAGAGCGTCGCTGATCCGGCGCGAGCACGTCGCGACCTTCACCTATACCTCGGGAACCACCGGAGCCCCGAAGGCGGTGATTCAAACCCACGACAACATGTTGGCGATGCTCGAAGACGTCGCCGACGCGAGGCTGTTGGATGACACCGTGCTCACGCACGGCTTGCTTCTCTTCCTACCCGCTGCGCACTCCTTCGGGCGAATGGTGGAGTTCGCGGGTCCGTTCTTCGGCGCGCCGCTGGTCATGTCGTCGGTGCCCACGCTGGCAGCGGATCTCCTCGCTGCGCGCCCGGGGTTCTTCCCGGCGGCTCCGCGTGTCTTCGAGAAGATGATGGCGAAGATCACGAGCGCCATCGAGAGCGAGCAGGGGTTGCGACGATGGGTCTTGGACTGGGCCCTGGGCGTGGGGGGGCAGGTCGCGTCCCGTCGCGCTGCCGGCAAGTCGCTGCCGGTGTTGCTGGAAGCTCAGCGGAGGCTGGCGGACCGCCTCGTGCTGGCGAAGCTGCGCGCTCGCCTGGGTCTGGACAACGCTTCCGTTCTTCTCTCGGGAGCCGCTGCGCTCCGCGTAGACGTACAGATGTTCTTTCTCTCTTTGGGTCTGACCGTCCTGGAAGCCTACGGACTGACGGAGACGTGCCCTGGCTTGACCGTCAATCGCAAAGAGAACGTGCGTCCAGGGACCGTTGGGAGGCCGTTCAAGCGGTGCGAACTCAAGGTGGGGCCCGATGGTGAGCTCCTTGCTCGCGGGCCGAACATCTCCCGAGGCTACTGGAATCGCCCGGATGCAACGGCTGAAGCCTTCGATGACGACGGCTGGTTCCGGACGGGAGACCTCGGCTCCATCGACTCGGAGGGGTTCGTCCGGATTACCGGGCGGAAGAAGGAGCTGCTCAAGACGAGCGGTGGAAAATACGTAGCGCCGCTGAAGGTCGAGGCACTGCTCAAGCGACACCCGCTCGTCCAGGAGGCGGTCGTGATTGGCGAGGGGCGGAATTACTGTACGGCCGTGTTTGCGCTCGACGCGGAGATACTCGCCGAGGTGGCTCGGCGCGAGGGCATTCCCGCGGATCCGGCGCACCCGCGAATCCACGAGGTCCTGCAGACACTCGTCGCGGAAGCGAACTCGGGCCTGGCGTCCTTCGAGCGCATCAAGACGTTTCGTGTGTCACCCGGTCCGTTCACGGTGGACGGTGGCGAGCTCACGGCGTCGCTGAAGGTCAAGCGCCACACGGTCGTTCGGAAGCACGCGGCGTTGATTGAGTCGATGTACGGGGCCCCGGAGTCGCCGCACTGA
- a CDS encoding AMP-binding protein codes for MTDAPLPSYLHGTSSTPLLGETIGENLRRTVERHGDREALVVASQGYRATYRQLWDTTTQAARGLLALGVQKGDRVGLWSPNRFEWVVVQYATARLGAILVNLNPAYRTSELEYALNQAGVSVLLLARGFRQTDYKAMVEEVRPRCAGLRKSLVLEDDWQQLLSLGKDVGEATLAEREASLQFDDAINIQYTSGTTGFPKGATLSHHNVLNNGFFIGEALRYGPEDRVCIPVPFYHCFGMVIGNLACTSHGATMVIPGEAFDPLAVLETVQAERCTSLYGVPTMFIAELDHPRFGEFDLKSLRTGVMAGSPCPVEVMKQVQSRMHMREVTICYGMTETSPVSTQSALDDPLDKRVSTVGRVHPHIEVKIVDADTGAVVPRGAPGELCTRGYSVMLGYWENPQATANAVDAAGWMHTGDLATMDADGYVKIVGRIKDMVIRGGENIYPREVEEFLHTHPGVSEAQVIGVPSKKYGEEVMAWVKPKPGVTLTPEELTKHCAGRISTYKVPRYWKFVDAFPMTVTGKVQKFRMRELSVAELGLEDAAAIKTA; via the coding sequence ATGACCGACGCCCCGCTTCCTTCCTATCTCCACGGCACCAGCTCCACCCCGCTGCTCGGGGAGACGATTGGCGAGAACCTGCGCCGCACCGTCGAGCGCCATGGAGACCGGGAGGCGCTGGTGGTCGCCTCGCAGGGCTACCGGGCCACGTACCGTCAGCTCTGGGACACCACGACGCAGGCGGCGCGGGGCCTGCTGGCCCTGGGAGTCCAGAAGGGGGACCGGGTGGGGCTCTGGTCGCCCAACCGCTTCGAGTGGGTGGTGGTGCAGTACGCCACCGCGCGCCTCGGCGCCATCCTCGTCAACCTCAACCCCGCCTACCGCACCTCCGAGCTGGAGTACGCGCTCAACCAGGCCGGCGTCAGCGTGCTGCTGCTGGCTCGCGGCTTCCGGCAGACGGACTACAAGGCCATGGTGGAGGAGGTCCGCCCGCGCTGCGCCGGCCTGCGCAAGTCCCTGGTGCTGGAGGACGACTGGCAGCAACTGCTGTCGCTGGGCAAGGACGTGGGCGAAGCCACCCTGGCAGAGCGCGAGGCGTCGCTCCAGTTCGATGACGCCATCAACATCCAGTACACGTCAGGCACCACGGGCTTCCCGAAGGGCGCCACGCTGTCGCACCACAACGTGCTGAACAACGGGTTCTTCATCGGCGAGGCGCTGCGCTACGGCCCCGAGGACCGCGTGTGCATCCCCGTGCCCTTCTACCACTGCTTCGGCATGGTGATTGGCAACCTGGCCTGCACGAGCCACGGGGCCACGATGGTGATTCCGGGCGAGGCGTTCGACCCGCTGGCGGTGCTGGAAACGGTGCAGGCGGAGCGCTGCACCTCGCTGTACGGCGTGCCCACCATGTTCATCGCCGAGCTGGACCACCCGCGCTTCGGCGAGTTCGACCTGAAGTCGCTGCGCACGGGCGTCATGGCGGGCTCGCCGTGCCCCGTGGAGGTGATGAAGCAGGTGCAGTCGCGGATGCACATGCGCGAGGTGACCATCTGCTACGGCATGACGGAGACGTCGCCGGTGTCCACGCAGAGCGCGCTGGATGACCCGCTGGACAAGCGCGTGTCCACGGTGGGGCGCGTGCATCCGCACATCGAGGTGAAGATTGTCGACGCGGACACGGGCGCGGTGGTGCCACGCGGCGCGCCGGGCGAGCTGTGTACGCGCGGCTACAGCGTGATGCTGGGCTACTGGGAGAACCCGCAGGCCACCGCGAACGCCGTGGACGCGGCGGGGTGGATGCACACCGGCGACCTGGCCACGATGGACGCGGACGGGTACGTGAAGATTGTCGGCCGCATCAAGGACATGGTCATCCGGGGCGGCGAGAACATCTACCCGCGCGAGGTGGAGGAGTTCCTGCACACGCACCCGGGCGTGAGCGAGGCGCAGGTCATCGGCGTGCCCAGCAAGAAGTACGGCGAGGAGGTGATGGCCTGGGTGAAGCCGAAGCCGGGCGTGACGCTCACGCCGGAGGAGCTGACGAAGCACTGCGCGGGCCGCATCTCCACGTACAAGGTGCCGCGCTACTGGAAGTTCGTGGACGCGTTCCCGATGACGGTGACGGGCAAGGTACAGAAGTTCCGGATGCGCGAGCTGTCCGTGGCCGAGCTGGGCCTGGAGGACGCGGCGGCCATCAAGACAGCGTGA
- a CDS encoding Fpg/Nei family DNA glycosylase, producing MPEGHSIHRVARVHRRWLVGRRFTVDSPQGRFAEGARVLSGRALTAVEAHGKHLFHTFEGGVRLHIHLGLFGRIRHFRSGAPPASEACRLRLASAFATLHLSGPSACELLEPDEEAALRARLGEDPLRADASPERALALLRRCRGPLALALLDQSRVSGVGNILRAEGLFLAGLPPLMPACELDEAGFVRLWEALRRMLEDGARDGLVVTPGAPPYVAEAPGRKREERFCVYSREGLPCPRCGAKVRRQELGGRGLYFCAGCQGVDAAPRVGRGRKASRADTSRASALAARRPTAGR from the coding sequence ATGCCTGAAGGTCACAGCATCCACCGGGTTGCCCGCGTCCACCGCCGCTGGCTGGTTGGACGGCGCTTCACCGTGGACTCACCGCAGGGGCGCTTCGCGGAAGGGGCGCGTGTCCTGTCGGGCCGCGCGCTCACCGCCGTGGAGGCGCACGGCAAGCACCTGTTCCACACCTTCGAGGGCGGCGTCCGGCTGCACATCCACCTGGGCCTCTTCGGACGCATCCGCCACTTCCGGAGTGGGGCGCCCCCGGCCTCGGAGGCCTGCCGGCTGCGGCTGGCGTCTGCCTTCGCCACGCTGCACCTGTCCGGGCCTTCGGCGTGCGAGCTGCTGGAGCCCGACGAGGAGGCCGCCCTGCGCGCGAGGCTGGGCGAGGACCCGCTGCGCGCGGACGCTTCCCCCGAGCGGGCCCTGGCGCTGCTGCGGCGCTGCCGGGGGCCGCTGGCGCTGGCGCTGCTGGACCAGTCCCGCGTCTCCGGGGTGGGGAACATCCTTCGCGCGGAGGGGCTGTTCCTCGCGGGCCTGCCGCCGCTGATGCCGGCGTGTGAGCTGGACGAGGCCGGCTTCGTGCGACTGTGGGAGGCGCTGCGGCGGATGCTGGAGGACGGGGCGCGCGACGGCCTCGTCGTCACGCCCGGGGCACCGCCGTATGTGGCGGAAGCGCCCGGACGCAAGCGCGAGGAGCGCTTCTGCGTGTACAGCCGGGAGGGGCTGCCGTGCCCCCGGTGCGGCGCGAAGGTGCGGCGCCAGGAGCTGGGCGGGCGGGGCCTCTACTTCTGTGCGGGGTGTCAGGGCGTGGACGCTGCGCCGCGCGTGGGCCGTGGGCGCAAGGCGTCCCGGGCGGACACCTCCCGTGCCTCGGCGCTTGCCGCGCGGCGACCGACGGCGGGACGATGA